A window of the Enterobacteriaceae bacterium 4M9 genome harbors these coding sequences:
- the tatB gene encoding Sec-independent protein translocase subunit TatB, with protein sequence MFDIGFSELVLVFIIGLIVLGPQRLPVAVKTVVGWIRALRSLATTVQNELSQELKLQELQDSLKKVEKASMDNLTPELKESMDELRQAAEAMKRSYTADDPEKASDEAHTIHNPLVKNAQDSHEGATPAAAAHQASAPEQSPTVDEPHVTPSVEPVAAADTATRPAPQRQDTVPSQPQNDKS encoded by the coding sequence GTGTTTGATATTGGCTTTAGCGAACTGGTCCTGGTCTTTATTATTGGCCTTATCGTGCTGGGACCGCAGCGTTTGCCGGTGGCGGTGAAAACCGTTGTAGGCTGGATCCGTGCGCTGCGCTCTCTTGCGACGACGGTACAAAATGAACTCAGCCAGGAGCTAAAGCTCCAGGAGCTGCAGGACAGCCTGAAAAAGGTAGAAAAAGCGAGCATGGACAACCTGACGCCCGAGCTGAAGGAGTCCATGGATGAGCTGCGCCAGGCAGCGGAGGCAATGAAACGCTCTTATACGGCGGACGATCCGGAAAAGGCGAGCGATGAAGCCCATACTATCCACAATCCGTTGGTAAAAAACGCGCAGGACAGCCACGAAGGTGCCACGCCTGCGGCGGCGGCTCATCAGGCGAGTGCGCCCGAGCAGTCGCCCACAGTGGATGAGCCTCACGTAACGCCGTCGGTGGAGCCTGTTGCAGCAGCAGATACGGCGACCCGGCCTGCGCCGCAACGTCAAGACACTGTGCCTTCTCAACCCCAGAACGATAAATCCTGA
- the tatA gene encoding Sec-independent protein translocase subunit TatA, whose translation MGGISIWQLIIIAVIVVLLFGTKKLSSLGSDLGASIKGFKKAMSDDDAKSKSTQQDEDADFTAKSLSEKPQDSVNKDEAKNHDKDRV comes from the coding sequence ATGGGTGGTATCAGTATTTGGCAGTTGATCATCATTGCCGTCATCGTTGTGCTGCTGTTTGGCACCAAAAAACTGAGTTCTCTTGGCTCTGACCTGGGCGCATCTATCAAAGGTTTTAAGAAAGCCATGAGCGATGACGATGCGAAATCAAAATCCACGCAGCAGGATGAAGATGCTGATTTCACAGCGAAATCGCTTTCTGAAAAGCCGCAGGATAGCGTAAACAAAGACGAAGCGAAAAATCACGACAAAGACCGGGTGTAA